Part of the Candidatus Eremiobacteraceae bacterium genome is shown below.
CCACGCGCAGCCCGCCGGCGCGGCGCGTCACGCCGGTGAACGCGCACTCTTCGCGCAGCGCGGCGCCGGCGCTGACCGCGGCGCGCGCGAGGCGTTCGTCGAGCAGCACGCGCGGCACGACCCAGCATTCGACTTTCGAGCCGTCGTCGTGTGGCGGCGGGTCGGCGCAAAACGTCGTGCCGCTGGGCCCACCGATCAAGCCGCCATACGTGCGGGCGCACCTGCCCTCAAAATCTTCCAGCCGCACGCCCATGTCGGCCAAGATGTCGACCGCGTGCGCGGTGACGCCGTCGCCGCAGCTCTTGTCGCGCGGGAAGCGCGCGCGTTCGAGCATGACGACGCCCACGCCGGCGCGCGCCAGCCAGTGCGCCGCGGCTGAGCCGCCCGGACCTGCCCCGACGACGACGACGTCAGCGGCCATCGCGAATGGCTACCAGCTCGTGCACGACCGCCTCGACCTCATCGCGCGTGTTGTAGAAATGCGGCGCGATGCGAATGCCTGCGTTCGGACGGAAATCCACCATGAACCCGCGCCGGATCAGCTCGTCGGACGCGCGGCGCGCATCTGGAAGATCGACGGTCACGTGGCCGCCGCGCGCGGCTGCGTCGAGCGGCGAGCGCACGGCCAGCCCGTGCTCTTGCGCTCGGTCGACGAGCAGCGAGGTCAGGGCGACGCTGCGTGCTCTGATCGCATCGACGCCGATCTCGTTGACGATCTCTAGGCCGCTCATCGCCGCGTAGAGCGCCGGCACGTTGGATGTGCCGCCCGCGTAGCGCCAGACGTCATCGGCACCCTCGAACGCTCCCATGTCGAAATCGAACGGCCGCTTGTGGCCGAACCAGCCGACCATCGCGGGCGCAAGACGCTCGTACAGATCGGGCCGCACCCACAAGAACGCCGCGCCGGGACCGCCGCACAGCCATTTCAGGCAACCGCCGACGACCGCGTCCACGCCCAGCGCCGCGACGTCGATCGGCAGCGTCCCGATCGACTGGAAGACGTCCAAGAACACGAACGCGCCGACGCGGTGCGCCTTCTCGAC
Proteins encoded:
- a CDS encoding aminotransferase class V-fold PLP-dependent enzyme, which encodes MRVDADAALARRAEFPILSTCAYLISNSLGAMPARTAQRLADYAHSWATNGVLAWDEWLMAARTTADLVSALIGAGRDEVTILQNVSICESVLISCLDFSGPRNKVVYSDLEFPTVHYVWQAQARRGARLEVVVSPDGIRVDVGALCDAIDETTIAVPISHVLFRSSAICDVAPIVEKAHRVGAFVFLDVFQSIGTLPIDVAALGVDAVVGGCLKWLCGGPGAAFLWVRPDLYERLAPAMVGWFGHKRPFDFDMGAFEGADDVWRYAGGTSNVPALYAAMSGLEIVNEIGVDAIRARSVALTSLLVDRAQEHGLAVRSPLDAAARGGHVTVDLPDARRASDELIRRGFMVDFRPNAGIRIAPHFYNTRDEVEAVVHELVAIRDGR